A genome region from Streptomyces pratensis includes the following:
- a CDS encoding response regulator, producing MSGPAGEQRIDHDLVWVVEDSAEDAEAIARALRRTHPDLTLDFTDRGTGFVERLLEAPRRPGLVLLDLKLPGPSGAEVLRSIRSRPELEGVAVVAFTSSTGPDEVDTTYAAGADSYIYKPVNFELFSAVLKGAVDYWQRKAGGGEEGPPAQPPS from the coding sequence ATGAGCGGGCCTGCCGGGGAGCAGAGGATCGATCACGACCTCGTCTGGGTGGTCGAGGATTCGGCGGAGGACGCCGAGGCCATCGCACGGGCGCTCCGTCGCACCCATCCGGACCTGACCCTGGACTTCACCGACCGGGGGACGGGATTCGTCGAGCGGCTGCTGGAAGCTCCCCGTCGGCCGGGGCTCGTCCTCCTGGACCTGAAGCTGCCCGGTCCCAGTGGAGCCGAAGTGCTGCGGTCGATCCGGTCCCGGCCGGAACTGGAGGGCGTGGCCGTCGTCGCCTTCACCTCGTCCACCGGGCCGGACGAGGTGGACACGACCTATGCGGCAGGCGCCGACAGCTACATCTACAAGCCGGTCAACTTCGAACTCTTCAGCGCGGTGCTGAAGGGGGCTGTCGACTACTGGCAGAGGAAGGCGGGGGGCGGGGAGGAGGGCCCTCCCGCTCAGCCTCCCTCCTGA
- a CDS encoding DUF6531 domain-containing protein → MAVTVPDWADTMLDVIGINWPNVDEDAYRDMATSLREFADDVEDDGFLANQHVQRLLSSGHGEALDALNGHWGKVKDKHIKDIAGAARTIAGALDNAAMAIEAMKYAAIVHLGVLAGKAGISMALIPVTGGLSMLIGGAAIAVAQQAIRRVIKECMEEVVGYIVSAMTEPAVAALENMAADLVVQIGANAMGLQNGVDMNQVGQSGKEGFKEGVEGAKDSLQLASADGPGPVSGKGVHIEHSEHDRAGTKLHLVSIDMHGKTASKLATAKSHHGRTRGKDDIAGALDPVIDKAMKALGKANKAMGDHLGESLPKAVKEISTIQKKIDLDIKDGIGPPGKVRDKGDAADPRPEERRDSTRTKPDALNNSKDEPRRNAISLEKKTCENDPVDVATGEMTLPQTDLSLPGTLPLVLRRTHLSAYRYGQWFGRSWASTLDERIELDALGAGAVWAREDGSLLIYPQLPLPEDTGGVMPVEGARLPLLHGGQHNGQTTYYVTDPHSGLTRSFQGGPYNASPAYWLREIEDRNHNRISFARLGDGSPTAVVHSGGYRVALVIEDARVRELALRTPDGPVTVMGYDYDPQGNLDGVINSSGLPLRFTYDAYARITSWTDRNDSTFRYVYDEAGRVIRTIGPDGYLSSTFAYDTHPETGDRVTRYTDSLGATKVHQFNERLQAVAEADPLGGVTHRTFDRYDRLLSRTDPLGRTTTYTYDDHGNPTRIEHPDGSSATVEYNELNQLAAVTGPNGDTSRQEYDDRGNPTLFTRPDGSTTRLSHGPNGHLTGVDDSLGALDRLRCDAAGLPLAIRGPLGAVTRYTRDAFGRAITITDLQGRITELEWTVEGKLARRTDPDGAQQSWTYDGEGNCLVHTDAAGGETRFEYTHFDLVSARTTPDGVRQEFTHDTELRISRVTNPQGLNWDYTYDPAGRLSSETDFDGRSLRYTHDACGQLTSRTNAAGQTVRYKRDTAGRVTAKDADGAVTRFTYDIHGRLASATGPDTELTYVRDSSGRVLSETCDGRTLTNTYDGTGRRTRRVTPSGAVSTWSFPAGLQAELNASGHQVVFAFDETGRETTRRIGDALTVEHAYDPAGRLTDQRVRAPGDRILQHRSYTYRADGHLISSDELTSGHKQLEVTRDGRVTGVTAENWSEQYAYDEAGNQTSATWPGADDATGPREYSGTRITRAGRVRYEHDAQGRVTLRQKARLSRKPDTWHYGWDAEDRLVSVTTPDGTRWRYHYDALGRRTTKQRLSTDGTTVTEEVTFTWDGDTLCEQTTTITGSTDSVALTWDHDGVKPITQVERRLLNRAEVDRRFFAIITDLIGTPRELIDEQGKVAWHTHATLWGTTSWNRSADAYTPLRFPGQYFDPESGLHYNRHRHYDPESGRYLSPDPLGLIPAPNAATYVDNPTRWIDPLGLAGCPHRVEGKPRHSVVLGVSIEPDLASDSLARYLRNELSDPAHDPARASDPGAHTYNGPAYSDKEEGGPVWMTNVISAVGDRHTTLSITLDGMPNSKGDVSNWNDPADIVDAFQKAAQHGSQFDTRREENYPGQGDGTAWEMSEVAYAVRNYDGAAAWGDPDDKRPGRPWEEIHWYTRDEEHGGYTEVSVPKPDIPEIKPDLSKLPENLK, encoded by the coding sequence GTGGCCGTAACCGTGCCCGACTGGGCCGACACCATGCTCGACGTCATCGGCATCAACTGGCCGAACGTCGACGAGGACGCGTATCGGGACATGGCCACCTCCCTCCGGGAGTTCGCAGATGACGTGGAGGACGACGGCTTCCTCGCCAACCAGCATGTGCAGCGTCTGCTGTCGTCCGGCCACGGCGAGGCCCTTGATGCGCTCAACGGTCACTGGGGCAAGGTCAAGGACAAACACATCAAGGACATCGCCGGCGCCGCCCGGACGATCGCTGGTGCTCTCGACAACGCGGCGATGGCGATCGAGGCCATGAAGTACGCGGCGATCGTCCACCTGGGCGTCCTGGCCGGCAAAGCCGGCATCTCCATGGCGCTGATACCCGTGACCGGTGGGCTGTCCATGCTCATCGGCGGAGCGGCAATCGCAGTCGCCCAGCAAGCCATCCGCCGCGTCATCAAGGAGTGCATGGAAGAGGTCGTCGGCTACATCGTCTCCGCGATGACCGAGCCCGCCGTCGCCGCCCTGGAGAACATGGCCGCGGACCTGGTGGTGCAGATCGGCGCCAACGCGATGGGGCTCCAGAACGGCGTCGACATGAACCAGGTCGGCCAGTCGGGCAAAGAGGGCTTCAAGGAGGGCGTGGAGGGCGCCAAGGACTCCCTGCAGCTCGCTTCCGCCGACGGCCCCGGTCCCGTGTCCGGCAAGGGCGTGCACATCGAGCACTCGGAGCACGACCGCGCGGGCACGAAGCTGCACCTGGTCAGCATCGACATGCACGGCAAGACCGCGAGCAAGTTGGCCACTGCGAAGTCCCACCATGGCCGGACCCGGGGCAAGGACGACATTGCCGGTGCGCTCGACCCGGTGATCGACAAGGCGATGAAAGCCCTCGGCAAGGCGAACAAAGCGATGGGAGATCACCTCGGCGAATCACTGCCGAAGGCGGTCAAAGAGATCTCCACCATCCAGAAGAAGATCGACCTCGACATCAAGGACGGGATCGGCCCCCCAGGCAAGGTTCGCGATAAGGGCGACGCCGCTGACCCCCGCCCCGAGGAACGCCGGGACTCCACGCGCACTAAGCCGGACGCTCTGAACAATTCCAAGGACGAGCCCCGGCGCAATGCCATATCGCTGGAGAAGAAGACCTGCGAGAACGACCCGGTAGACGTCGCCACCGGTGAGATGACCCTGCCCCAGACCGACCTGTCACTGCCGGGGACCCTTCCTCTCGTCCTCCGTCGCACTCACCTCTCCGCCTACCGGTACGGCCAGTGGTTCGGCCGGAGCTGGGCGTCCACACTGGACGAACGGATCGAGCTCGACGCGCTCGGCGCCGGTGCGGTCTGGGCGCGCGAGGACGGCTCGCTTCTCATCTATCCGCAGCTGCCGCTGCCCGAGGACACCGGCGGCGTCATGCCCGTGGAGGGCGCTCGGCTGCCCCTGCTGCACGGGGGCCAGCACAACGGGCAGACCACCTACTACGTCACCGACCCGCACTCGGGCCTGACCCGCTCCTTCCAGGGTGGCCCGTACAACGCGTCCCCTGCCTACTGGCTCAGGGAGATCGAGGACCGCAACCACAACCGCATCAGCTTCGCCCGCCTCGGCGACGGCAGTCCCACAGCAGTCGTCCACTCCGGGGGCTACCGGGTCGCCCTGGTCATCGAGGACGCCCGGGTGCGCGAACTGGCGCTGCGCACCCCGGACGGCCCGGTCACCGTCATGGGCTACGACTACGACCCTCAGGGCAACCTCGACGGTGTCATCAACTCCTCCGGGCTACCACTGCGTTTCACGTACGACGCGTACGCGCGGATCACGTCCTGGACCGACCGCAACGACTCCACATTCCGCTACGTGTACGACGAAGCGGGCCGGGTCATCCGCACCATCGGACCAGACGGCTACCTGTCGTCCACGTTCGCGTACGACACCCACCCGGAGACGGGCGACCGCGTCACCCGGTACACGGACTCCCTCGGCGCAACCAAGGTCCACCAGTTCAACGAACGGCTGCAGGCCGTCGCCGAGGCAGATCCGCTGGGCGGTGTCACCCACCGCACCTTCGACCGCTACGACCGGCTCCTCTCCCGGACGGATCCGCTCGGCCGGACCACCACCTACACCTACGACGACCACGGGAATCCCACCCGCATCGAGCACCCCGACGGCAGCTCGGCCACGGTCGAGTACAACGAGCTGAACCAGCTCGCCGCTGTCACCGGTCCGAACGGCGACACCTCACGCCAGGAGTACGACGACCGGGGCAACCCGACGCTCTTCACCCGGCCGGACGGGTCCACCACTCGCCTCTCCCACGGCCCGAACGGCCACCTCACCGGCGTCGACGACTCCTTGGGCGCGCTGGACCGGCTGCGCTGCGACGCGGCCGGCCTCCCCCTGGCCATCCGCGGCCCGCTCGGCGCGGTCACCCGCTACACCCGCGACGCCTTCGGACGCGCGATAACCATCACCGATCTCCAGGGCCGCATCACCGAGCTGGAATGGACCGTCGAAGGCAAACTCGCCCGACGTACTGACCCGGACGGCGCACAGCAGTCCTGGACGTACGACGGCGAGGGCAACTGCCTCGTCCACACCGATGCGGCGGGGGGCGAGACCCGCTTCGAGTACACCCACTTCGATCTGGTCTCCGCCCGCACCACACCTGACGGAGTGCGCCAGGAGTTCACGCACGACACCGAGCTGCGCATCTCCCGTGTCACCAATCCTCAGGGTCTGAACTGGGACTACACCTACGACCCGGCAGGCCGCCTCAGCTCGGAGACCGACTTCGACGGCCGCTCGCTCCGCTACACACACGACGCCTGCGGACAGCTCACCTCCCGCACGAACGCCGCGGGCCAGACGGTCCGCTACAAGCGCGACACGGCGGGCCGCGTCACCGCCAAGGACGCCGACGGCGCGGTCACGCGATTCACCTACGACATCCACGGCCGTCTCGCCTCGGCGACAGGCCCGGACACCGAGCTGACGTACGTACGCGACAGCTCGGGCAGAGTCCTGAGCGAGACCTGCGACGGCCGCACACTGACCAACACCTACGACGGAACCGGACGCCGTACCCGCCGGGTCACCCCCTCCGGAGCGGTCAGCACCTGGTCCTTCCCAGCCGGTCTGCAGGCCGAACTGAACGCCTCAGGCCATCAGGTCGTCTTCGCCTTCGACGAGACGGGTCGCGAGACGACCCGCCGGATCGGCGACGCACTGACCGTAGAGCACGCCTACGACCCTGCGGGCCGCCTCACCGACCAGCGTGTCCGCGCACCGGGCGACCGAATCCTCCAGCACCGCTCGTACACATACCGCGCCGACGGCCACCTCATCTCATCCGATGAACTGACCAGCGGACACAAACAACTGGAGGTAACCCGTGACGGCCGGGTCACGGGCGTCACCGCCGAGAACTGGTCGGAGCAGTACGCCTACGACGAGGCCGGAAACCAGACCTCCGCGACCTGGCCCGGCGCGGACGACGCCACCGGTCCACGCGAGTACTCCGGCACCCGCATCACCCGCGCGGGACGCGTCCGCTACGAACACGACGCCCAAGGGCGCGTGACCCTGCGCCAGAAGGCCCGCCTCTCACGCAAGCCCGACACCTGGCACTACGGCTGGGACGCCGAGGACCGCCTAGTCTCCGTCACCACACCGGACGGCACGCGCTGGCGCTACCACTACGACGCCCTGGGACGCCGCACGACGAAACAGCGCCTGTCGACGGACGGGACGACGGTCACCGAGGAAGTGACCTTCACCTGGGACGGCGACACCCTCTGCGAACAGACCACCACCATCACGGGCTCCACGGACTCCGTCGCCCTCACCTGGGACCACGACGGAGTGAAGCCCATCACCCAGGTGGAGCGCCGACTCCTCAACCGGGCGGAGGTCGACCGCCGCTTCTTCGCGATCATCACCGACCTCATCGGCACACCACGCGAACTCATCGACGAGCAGGGCAAGGTCGCGTGGCACACCCACGCCACCCTGTGGGGAACCACCTCATGGAACCGCAGCGCCGACGCCTACACCCCGCTGCGCTTCCCGGGCCAGTACTTCGACCCGGAATCAGGCCTCCACTACAACCGCCACCGCCACTACGACCCAGAATCGGGCCGCTACCTCTCCCCGGACCCACTCGGCCTGATACCGGCCCCGAACGCGGCCACCTACGTCGACAACCCAACCCGGTGGATCGACCCACTCGGGCTCGCGGGGTGCCCGCACCGTGTGGAGGGCAAGCCTCGGCACAGTGTGGTGCTCGGGGTGTCCATAGAGCCGGATCTAGCGTCGGATTCGCTGGCCAGGTACCTTCGCAACGAACTTTCGGACCCGGCCCATGATCCGGCCCGTGCCAGCGATCCAGGAGCCCACACCTACAACGGCCCCGCCTACTCTGATAAGGAGGAAGGAGGCCCGGTATGGATGACGAACGTGATATCTGCCGTAGGAGACCGCCATACCACCCTATCGATCACACTTGACGGTATGCCCAACAGCAAGGGCGATGTGTCCAATTGGAACGATCCTGCAGATATAGTGGACGCGTTCCAGAAGGCGGCACAGCATGGGTCCCAGTTCGATACCCGGCGAGAAGAAAACTACCCGGGGCAAGGGGACGGGACCGCCTGGGAGATGAGCGAAGTGGCTTACGCCGTACGTAACTACGATGGAGCCGCCGCGTGGGGAGACCCCGATGACAAGCGCCCAGGTCGACCATGGGAAGAGATCCACTGGTACACCCGCGACGAGGAACACGGGGGTTACACGGAAGTCAGCGTACCCAAACCGGATATCCCGGAGATCAAGCCGGACCTGTCCAAGCTCCCAGAAAATCTGAAGTAG
- a CDS encoding PA14 domain-containing protein, whose translation MNPARRTTATALALATAGGVLYATAVPASAAVNCTSPVFTRQFFANTTFSGTPKKTDCDSKIDQNWGSGAPVSGVPSNNFGVRWSVTRDFGSGGPFTFTASALDGMRVYVDGVRKIDVWKNVSATVKKTVNVTIPAGKHTIRFDFVNWTGSANVRFAYTPRTSAAYDKVKPLIPTGTAVSYNSATGAAKLTWTRSKEMDLANYRVYRRLKGATYGKQLATTTATSYTDSALPKTGAAYYYEVRAVDKAGNASGGSSDKLVTTVDRTPPAAPFVEWDACPADQPYAAPELVTTAQNAADIARYEMQRLDATTKSWSTIYSGTKGAICDTGYRADGSKVTYRGRARDAAGNWSAYSAATTFTTPDLTAPAAVTGLRAEYRSGVPHLVWSPVAGAASYQVLQYDPATGDYTDALPDGSPTTRTDVVPRQSAAVSDSYRYAVRSLDARGNPAAPVEITLKMADRPEAIPAFKTTADRFDEGVMVEWSSVDPWTVDEQPLPTYKIIRTDTATGETDVVDQCKPNSSVDQPLDDPDTYWTWADDDAPLSARKQVNGSCWDVQGKSETTYEYRVVTIDRYGHVSQAGPPATETTPDTQRPAPVQDLTAERVPLGVRLTWTPPADTDVSGYRAWQGVTDPDSGETVWKNNCWTGSSLTRTEILCPTVPDGATHVYKVAAMDDHRDDPLDVLHPAEVSVTLPDTQPPGWTETEVREGQYPDLYVGCSESSGLGDCSRFASYRVERWDPATAAYVALAEGAMGDAAFYMDTTVHEDRLGLYYYRVVRLDASGVEAVTRSTAYGIWDSWL comes from the coding sequence ATGAACCCAGCCAGACGCACGACCGCCACCGCCTTGGCTCTGGCCACGGCAGGCGGAGTGCTCTACGCCACCGCCGTACCTGCTTCCGCGGCGGTGAACTGTACTTCCCCCGTCTTCACACGGCAGTTCTTCGCGAACACGACGTTCTCGGGCACGCCGAAGAAGACGGACTGCGATTCCAAGATCGACCAGAACTGGGGCAGCGGAGCCCCTGTCTCCGGCGTGCCGTCCAACAACTTCGGCGTGCGTTGGTCGGTGACACGCGACTTCGGCTCCGGTGGCCCCTTCACGTTCACGGCCTCCGCCCTGGACGGAATGCGCGTCTATGTCGATGGCGTCCGCAAGATCGACGTATGGAAGAACGTCTCCGCCACCGTCAAGAAGACGGTCAATGTGACGATCCCCGCGGGCAAGCACACGATCCGCTTCGACTTCGTCAACTGGACAGGTTCCGCGAACGTCAGGTTCGCCTATACGCCACGCACCTCCGCCGCCTACGACAAGGTCAAGCCCCTCATTCCGACTGGCACGGCCGTCTCGTACAACTCCGCCACCGGCGCCGCCAAGCTCACCTGGACCAGGAGCAAGGAGATGGACCTGGCGAACTACCGGGTCTACCGGCGGCTGAAGGGCGCGACGTACGGCAAGCAGCTCGCGACGACCACCGCCACGTCGTACACCGACAGCGCGCTGCCCAAGACCGGAGCGGCCTACTACTACGAGGTGCGGGCCGTCGACAAGGCGGGCAATGCATCCGGCGGCAGCTCCGACAAGCTCGTCACCACCGTCGACAGGACGCCGCCCGCCGCGCCCTTCGTCGAATGGGATGCCTGCCCGGCCGACCAGCCCTACGCGGCACCGGAGCTGGTCACCACCGCGCAGAATGCCGCCGACATCGCCCGGTACGAGATGCAGCGGCTCGACGCCACCACGAAGAGCTGGAGCACCATCTACTCCGGCACCAAGGGTGCCATCTGCGACACCGGTTACCGGGCCGACGGCAGCAAGGTCACCTACCGGGGGCGGGCCCGGGACGCCGCCGGGAACTGGTCGGCGTACTCGGCCGCCACGACGTTCACCACCCCCGACCTGACCGCGCCCGCCGCCGTCACAGGGCTCCGCGCCGAGTACCGGTCGGGCGTTCCGCATCTGGTGTGGTCACCCGTCGCCGGGGCCGCCTCCTACCAGGTCCTCCAGTACGACCCGGCGACCGGCGACTACACCGACGCTCTTCCCGACGGGAGCCCCACCACCCGGACCGACGTCGTGCCGCGCCAGTCGGCCGCCGTCTCCGACAGCTACCGGTACGCGGTGCGCTCGCTGGACGCCAGGGGCAACCCTGCCGCGCCGGTGGAGATCACTCTGAAGATGGCCGACCGGCCGGAGGCGATCCCCGCGTTCAAGACCACTGCCGACAGGTTCGACGAGGGCGTGATGGTCGAGTGGAGCAGCGTCGACCCGTGGACCGTCGACGAGCAGCCCCTTCCTACGTACAAGATCATCCGGACCGACACCGCGACCGGCGAGACCGACGTCGTGGACCAGTGCAAGCCGAACAGCTCAGTGGACCAGCCGCTGGATGACCCGGACACGTACTGGACCTGGGCGGACGACGATGCTCCCCTGTCCGCCCGCAAACAGGTCAACGGCAGCTGCTGGGACGTCCAGGGCAAGTCGGAGACGACGTACGAGTACCGAGTCGTGACGATCGACCGGTACGGACATGTGTCGCAGGCCGGCCCGCCCGCCACGGAGACCACCCCGGACACGCAGCGTCCGGCCCCGGTCCAGGACCTGACCGCGGAGCGCGTCCCGCTCGGCGTCCGGCTGACCTGGACGCCGCCCGCCGACACCGATGTCTCCGGCTACCGCGCGTGGCAGGGCGTCACCGACCCGGACAGCGGTGAGACGGTCTGGAAGAACAACTGCTGGACCGGCAGCTCCCTGACCAGGACCGAAATCCTCTGCCCGACAGTGCCGGACGGCGCCACCCACGTCTACAAGGTGGCCGCGATGGACGATCACCGCGACGATCCACTCGACGTCCTCCACCCCGCCGAGGTCTCGGTCACCCTGCCCGACACCCAGCCGCCAGGCTGGACGGAGACCGAGGTCCGTGAGGGCCAGTACCCGGATCTGTACGTCGGCTGCTCCGAAAGCTCCGGACTCGGGGACTGTTCCCGGTTCGCGAGCTACCGCGTGGAGCGCTGGGACCCTGCCACTGCCGCCTACGTGGCCCTGGCGGAGGGCGCGATGGGTGACGCCGCGTTCTACATGGACACCACGGTGCACGAGGACCGGCTCGGCCTGTACTACTACCGCGTCGTACGGCTCGACGCCTCGGGCGTCGAGGCCGTGACCCGATCGACGGCGTACGGCATCTGGGACTCCTGGCTCTGA
- a CDS encoding SDR family NAD(P)-dependent oxidoreductase, with the protein MGQRRVVVSGGGTGIGRAVAEVFAADGDHVVLIGRREGPLEKAAGELDAAHGAGTASWVAADLSDPGQVRRAVEFCSAGGAQVDVVVANAGGNVAPAHDGTLEGVADSFRRNFEANVLTAVLLTEGLLPHLTRPGGRIIQMSSIAALRGPGSYGGSKATVNTYTVDLAQKLGPQGITVNAVAPGFVADTEFFGDRATPEFVAARTEQSLTGQAGRPSDIAAAVHYVASPEAAYMTAAIVHVNGGAALGR; encoded by the coding sequence GTGGGGCAGCGCAGGGTCGTGGTGTCGGGTGGCGGTACGGGGATCGGGCGGGCGGTGGCCGAGGTCTTTGCGGCGGACGGCGACCACGTCGTCCTCATCGGGCGGCGCGAGGGGCCACTGGAGAAGGCCGCCGGAGAGCTCGACGCCGCGCATGGTGCGGGAACGGCCTCCTGGGTCGCCGCCGATCTGAGCGATCCCGGCCAGGTCCGCAGAGCCGTGGAATTCTGCAGCGCGGGCGGCGCACAGGTCGACGTGGTCGTCGCCAACGCCGGCGGCAACGTCGCACCGGCCCACGACGGCACCCTCGAAGGCGTCGCGGACAGCTTCCGCCGCAACTTCGAGGCCAACGTCCTCACCGCCGTGCTGCTCACCGAAGGGCTGCTGCCGCACCTCACCCGGCCCGGCGGCCGAATCATCCAGATGTCGTCTATCGCCGCGCTGCGCGGCCCCGGTTCGTACGGCGGCTCCAAGGCCACCGTCAACACCTACACCGTCGACCTGGCGCAGAAGCTCGGCCCGCAGGGCATCACCGTCAACGCGGTCGCCCCAGGCTTCGTCGCCGACACCGAGTTCTTCGGCGACCGGGCCACGCCCGAGTTCGTCGCCGCCCGGACCGAGCAGTCGCTGACGGGCCAGGCGGGCCGACCCTCGGACATCGCCGCCGCGGTGCACTATGTGGCGTCACCTGAAGCGGCGTACATGACGGCGGCGATCGTGCATGTGAACGGGGGTGCAGCGCTGGGGCGATGA
- a CDS encoding DUF6193 family natural product biosynthesis protein, whose translation MTNNEAPRNDAEVVAAAWSVVLSYGTDRIDPLVPRTAYSHASLRVLWPMVSHGVLYLSRCTRYPWSRDIGTAFPQGGGGYRVRRESDKALLGEVDTIEEAYKLIAATLPEGCGPAIDGSADDL comes from the coding sequence ATGACAAACAATGAGGCGCCTCGAAACGATGCTGAGGTCGTAGCTGCGGCGTGGTCTGTTGTCCTGTCCTACGGTACCGATCGCATCGATCCGCTCGTCCCCCGAACTGCTTACAGCCACGCGTCGCTGCGAGTGCTCTGGCCTATGGTCAGCCACGGTGTCCTGTATCTGAGCCGGTGCACCAGATATCCCTGGTCCCGTGACATCGGAACAGCCTTTCCTCAAGGTGGGGGCGGTTACCGGGTGCGTCGCGAGTCCGATAAAGCTCTCCTCGGCGAGGTCGACACCATCGAAGAGGCATACAAGTTGATCGCCGCCACTCTCCCCGAGGGCTGCGGGCCAGCGATCGACGGATCGGCGGACGATCTCTGA
- a CDS encoding PP2C family protein-serine/threonine phosphatase produces MASRQADDGWWSGRLHELWRVAENAQDVTGLADSLYDMLLRMPGVLAVVGTRWSGGLLHYLRSVTVAEPTSSLVEIERNYGESGAAGAPDGDPTVSVHEVSELDGAMPHVQVLAAVGTRSLAECAVPLGQDGWASFMVGTADRDTIDVTLRTRLKQVAEVAMVSDRRITARRADEVRQVSDAFLAEASLQMDSSLDVKSTLERVARTAVPAIAEGCVLHLSLPEGLRSVSFAHMDAGDQQWLGEVASEDAWLTEALRQVLGNGQALALTGKGLRGGPFGPASSGPGRAVRAISVNPLKARGRVLGTLTFLYHRAVVAEGASQFLAGLADRAALAIDSSTLYEQRRRHVVSLQRHLLPRELPLIPGITLSSAYEVGDVSLDVGGDFYDAVPSAQGGVTLLLGDVCGRGAEAAALTGLARHTLRTLLEDGSTPEHALERLNQALVREGTSRFVTALVAVLVPDGWGFRARYWSAGHPAPLMRRADGTVEELLAHGDLLGVLEDIEYGSGSVRLAPGDALVMFTDGVTEARAADGTFFESRLRDEVVRQGAGGAQRFAERLAEAVVDFRATGADDIAVLVAGAESIG; encoded by the coding sequence ATGGCTTCACGTCAGGCGGATGACGGATGGTGGTCAGGCCGTCTGCATGAGCTCTGGCGCGTCGCCGAAAATGCGCAGGACGTGACGGGGCTGGCCGATTCTCTCTACGACATGCTGCTCCGCATGCCCGGCGTACTGGCCGTCGTGGGTACCCGCTGGAGCGGCGGGCTGCTCCACTATCTGCGTAGTGTCACCGTGGCGGAGCCGACGTCATCGCTCGTGGAAATCGAACGGAATTACGGCGAATCCGGCGCAGCCGGGGCTCCGGACGGTGATCCGACTGTCTCGGTTCACGAGGTGTCGGAGCTCGACGGCGCCATGCCGCACGTCCAGGTGCTGGCGGCAGTCGGCACGCGGAGCTTGGCCGAGTGTGCCGTGCCGCTGGGGCAGGACGGCTGGGCCTCGTTCATGGTCGGTACCGCGGACAGGGACACCATCGATGTGACGCTGCGGACCCGGTTGAAGCAGGTGGCCGAGGTCGCCATGGTCTCGGACAGGCGCATCACGGCGCGGCGCGCCGACGAGGTGCGTCAGGTGAGTGACGCCTTTCTGGCGGAGGCGTCGTTGCAGATGGATTCGAGCCTTGATGTGAAGAGCACTTTGGAGCGGGTGGCTCGCACGGCCGTTCCCGCCATCGCCGAGGGGTGCGTTCTGCATCTCTCTCTTCCCGAAGGACTGAGGTCCGTGTCCTTCGCGCACATGGACGCCGGTGACCAGCAGTGGCTCGGCGAGGTCGCGTCCGAGGACGCCTGGCTGACGGAGGCGCTACGGCAGGTGCTCGGCAACGGGCAGGCACTGGCGCTGACGGGGAAGGGGTTGCGAGGGGGGCCCTTCGGGCCTGCCTCGTCCGGGCCCGGCCGCGCCGTGCGGGCGATCAGTGTGAATCCGCTCAAGGCCCGCGGCCGGGTCCTGGGTACCCTGACGTTTCTCTACCATCGGGCGGTCGTGGCCGAGGGGGCCTCACAGTTCCTCGCGGGTCTGGCCGACCGGGCTGCGTTGGCCATCGACAGCAGCACCCTGTACGAACAGCGGCGCCGCCACGTGGTCTCTCTCCAGCGGCATCTGCTCCCGAGAGAGCTGCCGCTGATTCCGGGAATCACGCTGAGTTCCGCGTACGAAGTGGGTGACGTCTCGCTCGACGTGGGCGGCGACTTCTACGACGCCGTCCCGAGTGCGCAGGGTGGTGTGACCCTCCTCCTCGGTGACGTCTGCGGTCGCGGGGCGGAGGCGGCGGCGCTGACAGGTCTGGCCCGCCACACCCTGCGCACCCTCCTCGAGGACGGCAGTACGCCCGAGCACGCGCTGGAACGGCTGAACCAGGCCCTGGTCAGGGAGGGCACGTCCCGCTTCGTGACGGCGCTCGTAGCAGTGCTGGTACCGGACGGGTGGGGGTTTCGTGCGCGCTACTGGAGTGCCGGGCATCCGGCGCCCCTGATGCGACGTGCGGACGGCACCGTGGAGGAACTCCTCGCCCACGGGGACCTGCTGGGCGTGCTGGAGGACATCGAGTACGGATCCGGGTCGGTGCGCCTGGCGCCGGGGGACGCGCTGGTGATGTTCACCGACGGAGTGACCGAGGCAAGAGCGGCCGACGGCACGTTCTTCGAATCGCGTCTGCGGGACGAGGTCGTGCGGCAGGGTGCCGGTGGGGCCCAGCGGTTCGCCGAGCGGCTGGCAGAGGCTGTCGTGGACTTCCGGGCGACGGGTGCCGACGACATCGCCGTGCTTGTCGCAGGGGCGGAGTCCATCGGATGA